In one window of Bos taurus isolate L1 Dominette 01449 registration number 42190680 breed Hereford chromosome 15, ARS-UCD2.0, whole genome shotgun sequence DNA:
- the LOC786726 gene encoding LOW QUALITY PROTEIN: heterogeneous nuclear ribonucleoprotein K-like (The sequence of the model RefSeq protein was modified relative to this genomic sequence to represent the inferred CDS: inserted 1 base in 1 codon) yields the protein METEQPEETFPNTETNGEFGKRPAEDMEEEQAFKRSRNTDEMVELRILLQSKNAGAVIGKGGKNIKALRTDYNASVSVPDSSGPKCILSISADIETIGEILKKIIPTLEEGLQLPSPTATSQLPLESDAVECLNYQYYKGSNXCELRLLIHQSLAGGIIGVKGAQIKELRENTQTTIKLFQECCPQSTERVILIGGKPDRVVECIKIILDLISESPIKGRAQPYDPNFYDETYDYGGFTMMFDDRRGRPVGFPMRGRGGFDRMPPGPGGHPMPLSRRDYEDMNPRRGPPPPPPGRGARGGSRAQNLPLPPTPPPRGGDLIAYDRRGRPGDRYDSMVGFSADETWDSAIDTWSPSEWQMAYEPQGGSGYDYSYAGGCGSYGDLGGPIITTQVTIPKDLAGSIIGKGGHRIKQIRHESGASIKIDEPLEGSEDQIITITGTQDQIQNAQYLLQNSVKQYADVEGF from the exons ATGGAAACTGAACAGCCAGAGGAAACCTTTCCCAACACTGAAACCAATGGCGAATTTGGTAAACGCCCTGCTGAAGATATGGAAGAGGAACAAGCTTTTAAAAGATCTAGAAACactgatgagatggttgaattaCGCATTCTGCTTCAGAGCAAGAATGCTGGGGCAGTGATtggaaaaggaggcaagaatattaaGGCTCTCCGTACGGACTACAATGCCAGTGTTTCAGTCCCAGACAGCAGTGGCCCCAAGTGCATATTGAGTATCAGTGCCGATATTGAAACAATTGGAGAAATTCTGAAGAAAATCATCCCTACCTTGGAAGAGGGCCTGCAGTTGCCATCACCCACTGCAACCAGCCAGCTCCCACTCGAATCTGATGCTGTGGAATGCTTAAATTACCAATACTATAAAGGAAGTA TTTGCGAGTTGAGACTGTTGATTCATCAGAGTCTGGCAGGAGGAATTATTGGAGTCAAAGGTGCTCAAATCAAAGAACTTCGAGAGAACACTCAGACAACAATCAAGCTTTTCCAGGAATGTTGTCCTCAATCTACTGAAAGAGTCATTCTTATCGGAGGAAAACCTGATAGGGTTGTAGAGTGCATAAAGATCATCCTTGATCTTATATCAGAGTCTCCCATCAAAGGACGCGCTCAGCCTTATGATCCCAATTTTTATGATGAAACCTATGATTATGGTGGTTTTACAATGATGTTTGATGACCGCCGTGGACGTcctgtgggatttcccatgcGGGGAAGAGGTGGTTTTGACAGAATGCCGCCTGGTCCGGGTGGGCATCCCATGCCTCTCTCCAGAAGAGATTATGAAGATATGAACCCTCGTCGAGGacctcctccaccccctcccGGACGAGGTGCCCGGGGAGGTAGTAGAGCTCAGAATCTTCCTCTTCCACCAACACCACCACCTAGAGGAGGAGATCTAATAGCCTATGACAGAAGAGGAAGACCTGGAGACCGTTATGATAGCATGGTTGGTTTCAGTGCTGATGAAACCTGGGACTCTGCAATAGATACATGGAGCCCATCAGAGTGGCAGATGGCTTATGAACCACAGGGTGGCTCTGGATATGATTATTCCTATGCAGGGGGTTGTGGCTCATATGGTGATCTTGGTGGACCTATTATTACTACACAAGTAACTATTCCCAAAGATTTGGCTGGATCTATTATTGGCAAAGGTGGTCATCGGATTAAACAAATCCGTCATGAGTCAGGAGCTTCGATCAAAATTGATGAGCCTTTAGAAGGATCCGAAGATCAGATCATTACCATTACGGGAACACAGGACCAGATACAGAATGCACAGTATTTGCTGCAGAACAGTGTGAAGCAGTATGCAGATGTTGAAGGATTCTAA